The Nocardioides sp. S-1144 genome includes a region encoding these proteins:
- a CDS encoding SGNH/GDSL hydrolase family protein, with amino-acid sequence MRRPLLLLAVLVLTATGLVAPTAATTAPRAPAVATSPAPPLRYVALGDSYSAASGVLPPDPAAPLVCLRSARSYPHVLAARTGARFTDVTCGAAETGDFFESQHPGVPPQLDALSRRTDLVTMTIGGNDSGVFIGAILACGVAGVSSLGRGNPCEQQHGDSFEQTVRDTTYPSLVRALRAVHRRAPSARVAILGYPWIVPRRDGCFAQMPIARGDVPYLRSLQRTLNDAVRRAARATGSTYVDLNRASDGHDACQPIGTRWVEPILLGTNPVVVHPNARGERAMARQVVRRLRLR; translated from the coding sequence ATGCGCCGCCCGCTGCTGCTCCTCGCCGTCCTCGTGCTCACCGCGACCGGGCTGGTCGCGCCCACCGCGGCGACCACCGCACCCCGCGCCCCGGCGGTCGCGACCAGCCCGGCGCCGCCGCTGCGGTACGTCGCGCTCGGCGACTCCTACAGCGCGGCCTCCGGCGTGCTGCCGCCCGACCCGGCGGCGCCGCTGGTCTGCCTGCGCTCGGCGCGCAGCTACCCGCACGTCCTCGCCGCCCGCACCGGCGCCCGGTTCACCGACGTGACGTGCGGGGCCGCCGAGACCGGCGACTTCTTCGAGAGCCAGCACCCCGGCGTCCCGCCCCAGCTCGACGCGCTCTCGCGGCGCACCGACCTGGTGACGATGACGATCGGGGGCAACGACAGCGGCGTCTTCATCGGCGCGATCCTGGCGTGCGGGGTCGCGGGGGTCTCGAGCCTGGGCCGGGGCAACCCGTGCGAGCAGCAGCACGGCGACTCCTTCGAGCAGACCGTGCGCGACACGACCTACCCGTCGCTGGTGCGGGCGCTGCGGGCGGTCCACCGTCGCGCGCCGAGCGCCCGGGTGGCGATCCTGGGCTACCCGTGGATCGTGCCGCGCCGCGACGGCTGCTTCGCGCAGATGCCGATCGCCCGCGGCGACGTCCCGTACCTGCGCAGCCTCCAGCGCACCCTCAACGACGCCGTGCGCCGCGCCGCCCGCGCCACCGGGTCGACCTACGTCGACCTGAACCGCGCCTCGGACGGGCACGACGCGTGCCAGCCGATCGGCACCCGCTGGGTCGAGCCGATCCTGCTGGGCACCAACCCGGTCGTCGTCCACCCCAACGCGCGCGGCGAGCGGGCGATGGCCCGCCAGGTCGTGCGGCGCCTGCGCCTGCGCTGA